ATAGGATAAACTACCTCCTCAACTCCGACATCCCATCTTGATTCGTCAAGCAATACATTATTGATCGATCTGTTGACCCGTTGCCATCTCATTCTTTTGAGAGTTTCAAAGGTCTTAATTTCAACGAGAAACACGAAATCGATCACCAATATGATAAAAGCAAAGTTAAAAACCTCTTATTTGTGGCCATGGTTAATGTGTCGTTAGCAGGGTGTTATTATCGGCGTCTCCTTCTGTGTTGGTTTATATACCTTCAAGTGAGGGGTTTTAGGTTGACCAGAAGAGTTAAGTCCACCATTCCAACTTTGCAAAGTTCCGACCAAGGAAACCTCGAGGTTATTGCACGAGAATTGAATCTTAGAAGCATGAAATCAAAAGTTCAATCCAAAAGGTGAAGAGAATGTAGTAATCTTGGTGTTGAACGCTACATGAGCTTTAAGCTTTGTTCTATGAGATCAAGGTCGAAGCGTTGACCAATGTATATGACCGGCTGATGCGGAACGCTTTGTTTGAGAGGAAGATGACATGGGGATGTTGGTCGTATATGAATGATTGATGGGCGATGTGATTCGTGCGAGGAGATCGGATCGTCAGAGTTTGATCGGGCATCGGCCTGCTCGATTTGACCCGACTCAGGTCCGGTCGCGAGACTAGATTGCGTGCACCCACAGGCATGCTTGAGGTCAAACGACGCCAGCGTCGATGCCTCAGCGTCGCGATTCGGCTAACGATTCGATGTACGAAACGAAGGCTCAAACCACGCCCACTGGCTTTCGAGGCCTCGAGTCGTTACCCGAGTCGTTGCTGTGAGTTGATACCTTCTTCCATCTCCGTCACAGTTCTCGCTGTCCAGACAAACCAAACTTTGTGCGGAGTCGAAGACAAATGTCCCAATCAACACACGCATGGTTACACAAAGCTACTTCCAAGGAGCCAAAACAGACCACTATCTTCCAACATTGCTGCGGCAAATCCCATCGCATCCCTCTGTCGTCCACAACTCCAATAGAAAGAACGAAGAAAAAAAGGTGGCATTCCACCATCCACCGACGGTCCTCAGCCTTTCTCTTGTCCTCTTCCTCCCCTCTGTAATTCCCAATTCCTGCAACTCTTTCGACTGCAGATATCGTGCCAAGGAAAATGAGCAGAGAGAGGAAAGCTTAAAAGGATCAAGTGTGTCGCACAACAACAGCTGAGGAAGATAAATTTTGGATTTTTACGGCCACAACAACAGCTAAGGAAGATAAAAATTAGATCTTTAAGGGGGCTAATTTTCCGGAGGTCACGCGCCGCCGCGGCCGCCGCGGTTGTTGTTAGGGATCATCTTCTCGAAGAAGCCGATGGAGAGGAGGGAGAGCGAGAGCTGCACCTCGTCCTTGCCCCACCGTTGCTGGGGGTGAGGCCGCCCCGTCATGGGCGAGGGAAGGGCGGCCGAGGGGGCGAGGAACGGGAGGATGTAGAGGGAGTGGAGGCGGCGGAATCCGCCTAGGGCGAGCACCACCGCGCGGAGCTGCTGCTTGCCGCACGGGACCTTGACCCAGTCTCGGGTGCACACCGCCTCCCAGAGGCGCTCGTCCTCCGCCAGCCTCCGCCACCCTCGGCTCACGCACGCCGCCCTCCCCAGCGTCCGCGCGTCCGCCCTTTTCAGCACCTCGAGCAGCAGGTCCTCCCCGAGCTCCGCCGCGGACACCGCCTCCTCCGGAGCCGCCACCTCGGCGGATCTCGgcctcttgttcttcttctcctcctttccgTCGATCGAACGCCTCTTCATCGCCGCTCCTCCGCTGCTTGTAGAAAAGCCTCAAAGTGCGAACTCGCTCTCCATTACGCTCCGAGAGTcgataatatattatataatattgaaACAAAATAGTTATAATTACTTAACAACCCCTATCAAATCTTAAAATacctttttttattataatgataaaaAGAAGTTACTGTGCACTACAATTTCTCGCGAAGTCAAATCTACAGCTGCCagtcattaaaaatatatatattataatgaaaAATGCTTATAAGTTGCTCAATTACCAACAATATATGACTGTGCAGAGGCATGATTTAGATAGGGACAAATGTGTAATCTTAATATTCGGTTTCCGAGAGTTAATGGGCTGATGGGATGCACGTGAAGGCGTGCCGTGTTGTCTGCCAGTAGTTGGTGCAATTCATGGCATCCACGATGAAGACAAagcgttggagaagaagacaagaAAAATATGATCCTCTGATTCCTCTCTTAGTGGGTTCTTCCATTTAATatggattgattttttttttacgattttcttttttttagcttTTCTCGGAtactatcttatatttattttttattttatctttattttttttaatattaaatgttCCTCATGGTTGTCACCCACCACTTCCATCATATTCTTATCAATTCTTATCATTCGTATCTTAAGATTTTATCAATTCGACTCGGTCGTGATTGTCTTTATCCCGCTACGTGTGAATATAGAAGAATATGAGATTATATATGATAATGGAGCTTCGAGATAAGACATGGAGTTACCGATTATGCTCGTGACCGAATGATGCACTTATGCTTGAGGGTACTATAGGCGAAGACAGTTGAGCAGAAAGAGTTGGATGAGGAGTTCGACTACAGTGGGCACGAACGATGATGGGATTGAAGTGGTACACGTCGAAgataaggaagaggaagaaggtagCCACGATAAGATAGAAGCGACTACATGGAGATGGTAGGGCCTTGTGACGAAGGCGAGTAGTAGCGAGGGGCATTACAGGTTTCACAAGAAATAGAGGGTACTAAACGAAAAATTGAAAACCAGGGACACCTTCCGGCAAAAGTCTAAAAAGGAGGGGTTTTTTCATGAAATTTACCCAATTTTTTATTACGACTTCtttgatataatttaatatttgcATCACAATGACATTCTCAGTTCATACGTGCCATGGAAGTCAGCACTCTTCACTCTTCCTTCCACGTCAAACCCCTGCATATAAGTCAATCAGTTCATATGAGCTTTTCAGGAAGCCACAGCTTTCAACTTTTGCTGGTCCCCAGCAGGGTTGGAATACAGATGATGTACTATAAAATCTCTGCCTTGTGCTCTCAGGTTCGTATGACGAAGAAAGAGTTGCAGGCTTATCTTGACTTGCAAAGGACATGTAGAACAATTCATGATCTTTGACAGTGTTTGGTAGCAGAAAGAAACAACTGTGCCGGTGCAGCAGTTGACGAATGCATTCAGAAACCGGTAGATAAATGTGATGAGGACAAGTATTGTGAGGAGATGGGAAGGTCAACAATGGTGGTAGGTTTGTGGTCTGCAAACAGGAAGTATAGTTTCCATGatgcaagagaagaagaaaaaggagagtaTGCCGAAGAGATCAGTACCAATGTCAAACGAGCACAGAGAGATCCGAACTGCCAAGAAACCAACAACTCCAATTTGTCAACTAGTCATGTTTGATTCAGACCGTAATCCTCTATAAAACTAGGCACTGATGCATCTTCCTCGATATCACCTCTTCATAAGGTATCTATCATTCCCTCCACATAGCAGTGTCGGTAGGATGAGATGGGTGCGGCGTCCCATGGCCCTtgtgttcttgtttctgatgacaTGCTTGGTTGCCCTCTCCTGTGTGTGCATGGCAGAAGGCTCAAGGGTAATACCTGATCATGGCCACCACTCCACGCTATCTCCAGCTTTGACAATGGCGAGAGCTCGCTCTGGTCCAAGCCTGCGTGGTCCTGGGCACTGATCGCCATcatgctttttcttcttcttcttcttcttctgttctcaGTACCTTTTGCCTCACGGAAGAGACAATTACGAGATGAGTTTATGCTCGAGTTGCAGAACACTTCCTATTATACGCTTGTGTTTGATTCTTCAAGAATGATTCTGAAACTCTTCTATGAATACTTATCTTGTATTATACGCCAAAAGCAAGTAAGTTTTGAatagcaactctctctctctctctctctctctctctctacaagtGCATGGTTGAGCATGACGTGCGTGTAGATGTTTCATGTATACGTAGGTGTGCAGGTCTATTGCAGAAATCTTCGTAACAGTGCTACAGCCTCTGTTTCAGAGGATTAATTTGTAATAGAATTAAGAGCAGGATTCGATAATCTTATTATTAGTTATCATCCACGGCAAAGTCGTTTATGTGAGAAGTTAGAACCGATTCATGTGCAGTCTAATCCAGCAGAAAACATCGACTACTGTTTAAGACACGGCTCAAATCCAATCTCTAGGAACTAACAACATGAAAGAGAACAATCTATTGATGATCTATGTGTATGTTTTGTAACTCTTAGCTGAAAGTTCCAACGCTACAATTCTCATAAGTTTCTCGATAAGGTCTAAATCTGTACAAACACTTCAAATCTATGCAGTTCAACATAACTTAAGCAGTTATCTCATATGTTATAATCAATCAACTAGAAAGAAAAATGACGTCACGAAGGAGGAAATAATAAATGCTATTAATAAAAATGATTCATGAGAGGGTGGAAATCACAAGATGATCAATTTTAAgtgaatatttaaaataaaaaatatacacaAGAAGAgatagaaaaatataatataatacaaaATTCACTGCAAAGAATTTTATCAATTGCACCTCTTTAGCAGCTTGTGTAAAATAAAGAATTTTATCAATTAATgttaaatcaatatttcttattgATATATGTTCAACAATCCTTAGTTTTATCATTAGATATGAAGATAAAGTATACAAGTTAAAAAGGATTCTTTATGGGTTTAAACAAGTTGCACTagcatgaaatttttaaattaaaatatattttatttaaaataatttttaaaatactcGTATAaatataatctatgaaaaataattttgatggagATATTCTATTTATATGTCTGTATGTagattatttgatttttattagcAATAGTCCTTCGTGATTAAAAAACTTAAACACCCAATGAAGTTGAAGTTCGAGATGATAGACTTAGGCCTTGTGACTTATTTGTTAGGCATCAAAGTCAAACAAGAtagtgaataattttttttatttcacaaaTAAATTATGTAAAGGAGATCCTAAATCTATATAGAAAGTTGTCAATCGTATTGATATATTAGTGAAATATGACAGCAAGTTGATTAAAAAAAGAGAAGATAAACTAATTaatctaatttattataaaaatatagtcAACTGTTTAAGATACTTGAAATCTCACTTGATTGTTAAAGGACataatttgatatattatttgtAATTACTTTGATAAATAGATTTATGAAAATTTGTAAAGCATCTCATAATTGACTATTACCTTATAAAGcatctcataaatagatctatgaAAATTTATAAAGGTTGCTAAGAGGACATTATGGTATATTAAAATGATAATTGACTATGACATATTATATTCTTAATGTAAGAAGTAATATCTTATTGGATTCAATAATAGTGATTGGACAACGAGTTTCCGATTTTATCTAAATGAAGTTCTATTTATTTGGTCTtcgaaaaaataatatatcaacttATGAAGCAAAATATGTACAACAATcttttatgtttttcatgcaatttaGATGTTTCATATACAATGAAAAAAAATCCAACCAAAGTTTATATTGATAATAAGTTACTTATTACCTTTTGTCAAGAATTTAGCCTAGAAGACCAAAACATATTTAGTAAGGGAGTACGTCAAAACTAAAGAAGTTAAGCTACTTAGTAAGCAGACAACAAATATACTTACAAAGTCATTAAAATTTAAAGTAtttcaataattaaaaataaagttTAGGAAAGACAATATGAGTCATAACTTATTCATCCTTTGGAGGCATCATAAAAAAGTTCATTGTATTAAAAGATATTG
This genomic stretch from Musa acuminata AAA Group cultivar baxijiao chromosome BXJ3-9, Cavendish_Baxijiao_AAA, whole genome shotgun sequence harbors:
- the LOC135650148 gene encoding F-box protein GID2-like → MKRRSIDGKEEKKNKRPRSAEVAAPEEAVSAAELGEDLLLEVLKRADARTLGRAACVSRGWRRLAEDERLWEAVCTRDWVKVPCGKQQLRAVVLALGGFRRLHSLYILPFLAPSAALPSPMTGRPHPQQRWGKDEVQLSLSLLSIGFFEKMIPNNNRGGRGGA